In Amphiura filiformis chromosome 2, Afil_fr2py, whole genome shotgun sequence, one DNA window encodes the following:
- the LOC140146241 gene encoding transmembrane protein 70 homolog, mitochondrial-like has product MAFLFSRGIVRFHSLSLARNSACTFCPRNQVSLRYRDQKSALQLAVQTVNGDVLQQGSSHREFGTLSQVLPAQSSVTPYHAYVEIIMNGARHFSTGTPLQATNQPADGPLIYKGDLNTMLKLLKIFSLTSSLIGCAVVPLILYNSSSIISFIFASMAGMTVFTPLLLHWFTKGYVTHMYFNREKDTYTALTYTFLLRAKKLQFTPDDVKVPAILNMFTSFTAKDVPLLVDDTRFDNPNDVMHLKGYDKSDLTLEDLKKLYEKEEGMQQNQ; this is encoded by the exons ATGGCGTTTTTATTTAGTCGTGGCATTGTTAGGTTTCACAGTCTCAGTTTAGCAAGAAATTCAGCGTGTACTTTTTGTCCACGAAATCAAGTAAGCTTACGTTACCGAGATCAAAAAAGTGCATTGCAATTGGCAGTACAGACTGTAAATGGAGATGTACTGCAGCAAGGCAGTAGTCATCGTGAGTTTGGTACTTTATCTCAAGTCCTGCCAGCACAGTCATCAGTAACTCCCTATCATGCCTATGTGGAAATTATAATG AATGGAGCCAGGCACTTCTCCACTGGCACGCCACTACAAGCAACCAACCAACCTGCAGATGGGCCTCTCATCTACAAAGGAGATCTTAACACCATGCTCaaattactgaaaatattttcacTAACCTCAAGCCTCATTGGCTGCGCCGTTGTGCCATTGATTCTCTACAACAGCAGTTCCATCATCAGTTTTATCTTCGCTAGCATGGCCGGCATGACAGTCTTCACACCGCTGCTACTGCATTGGTTCACGAAAGGTTACGTTACGCACATGTACTTCAACCGTGAAAAGGACACATATACAGCCTTAACATACACTTTCCTGTTGAGGGCGAAGAAATTACAATTTACTCCGGATGATGTGAAAGTTCCAGCCATTCTCAATATGTTCACCTCATTTACAGCTAAAGATGTCCCCTTGTTAGTTGATGATACCAGGTTTGATAACCCAAATGACGTTATGCACCTAAAAGGTTATGATAAGAGTGATTTAACTTTGGAGGATCTGAAGAAACTTTATGAAAAAGAAGAAGGGATGCAACAAAACCAGTGA